In Castanea sativa cultivar Marrone di Chiusa Pesio chromosome 6, ASM4071231v1, a single window of DNA contains:
- the LOC142640158 gene encoding SKP1-like protein 1A, with protein sequence MALKLKSSDGKIFEVEEHVAVLSETIKSLVEDGCANNVIPLPNVDSKTLELVLDWCKNHVGMKLDKENLKEYEDQFVEVDQAVLYDLLMAANYLNIKDLLERGCLKVADMIKGKKPEQIRKTFNIVNDFSPEEEEEIRKENLWAFEE encoded by the coding sequence ATGGCCTTGAAGTTGAAGAGCTCCGACGGTAAAATTTTCGAGGTTGAAGAACATGTGGCTGTGCTGTCTGAAACCATCAAGAGCTTGGTTGAGGATGGATGCGCCAACAACGTTATTCCACTGCCAAACGTGGATAGCAAAACCCTAGAGTTGGTGCTAGACTGGTGCAAGAACCATGTGGGCATGAAACTCGATAAGGAAAATCTGAAAGAATACGAGGACCAATTTGTTGAGGTTGATCAGGCAGTTCTCTATGATCTTCTCATGGCTGCAAACTATCTCAATATCAAGGACTTGCTGGAACGAGGGTGTCTGAAAGTTGCGGACatgattaaaggaaaaaaacccGAGCAAATTCGAAAGACGTTCAACATCGTGAATGATTTTAGTccagaagaagaggaagaaatccGAAAGGAGAACCTCTGGGCCTTTGAAGAgtga